In Lycium ferocissimum isolate CSIRO_LF1 chromosome 7, AGI_CSIRO_Lferr_CH_V1, whole genome shotgun sequence, the sequence TATGAAAtttgtttcttaaattttgtatgttgttgtagttgtattaaatttgtatgaaagatatatatattattgttttagttgtactaaattttctaaaacctaatatgaactttatacatcatgtatatacaattatatacatatatcataccaaTTTTATAGAGTTTTTATACAAGACATTTTGACCGAAATTCTAAATCTtaagcgagatatacacatttcataccgattttatacaatttttcaTACACgaaaaatgtgagcgaaattctaaGCATGGCGTGACATACATAattcatacagttttcatacacaaacttttgagcgaaatttttaaatagcgaaatatacacatttcatacagttttcatacacaaatatTTGAGCGAATTTTCCAAGCCTTGAGTGAAaaaaatttgtatatgttttgtaagaaatctattgttatattttgtaaactgaaaagtatcgtcatattttgtaaatataccctattcatatgtatatatacgtcatTCTCCCTTGTAACTATGCCTTTCTTCAAAGGGAAAAGGACACACAGTGGCCATCAGAAATTTGTTTGGCTGGCGTTTGGGCTTAATACCCCGAGTTGGCCGTTCGGCCCAAAGTATCGCCAAACGCTAGCCTAgcagcccaaaaaaaaaaaaaaggactattTATGGCGACTTTGGATcgaaaagtcgccactaaagatcgacgaaaaaaatttcccaaaacatatataatatgtgtataattagtaagtatacgttaattgagccttcaagaaatatacaaaacacgtataatatgtgtataattagtaagtatacattaattatacatttatcaaaaagaaatattacaccaataatatattttctaattatagatttattatacataaattatacaacaatgatattatttctatatatatactttagGGATATATATTCTCTACGATAAtgatacaatttctatacatatgatacattttttcTGTGCATATATGGTAgtgatacatattttatacaatagtgatataatttctatacgtatgatacattttatatacatatacagtagtgGTACATGTACAATAatgatacaatttatatacatatgctagaatctatattatattaaaagcatgaattccctaacttgaaagttaaattacataaatacccttcttaaaaatatttttcctattaattaaaaaaacctAATTACCTTACtgactaaaaaaagaaaagccaACGCTTCCCAAACGAAAGTGCTCTTTCAGAAAAGTACTTCTTCAGAAAAGTTTTGTCATGCCGAATCCAAATTATTATATCTCCAACTATTCAATGAAAGCATCTTCATTTATATCACTTCACTTTTATGGTTCTTCAGTTACCGATTTTGGCTATTTCTTCTTGGATTATCAATTTGTGCTATTTTTTTGAGTGAGATTTTCCATATTCTCTTAGGAATTGGGGCATCCGAAGAGATGGGTCCATCCAGAGTCAATAGCGGTAGTAAAACTCAGGCACAAAATGAACACGTATGGAACAACTGTAAGCAActtataaaacttttttatgATTTACATTAAGAATCAACTACGTTCATAATTATATGTTTTTAATTAACAATGCAGTGGCAAACGTTCTCTTCTCGGAGTCTCCAGGTGGCGTTGGAGTTTTTTACTCTTAACACATCATCTAATCATGTTATTGGTTACAGAGGTACATTTTCTTGGTTAATTGGTTGGAAAGGTTTCTAAAATATAAAAGCAGTGACTTGTACCATAGAATTTAATTCTGGACCACAACATGCTCACTTGCAATCTTTTGTTACGTTAGAGTCTCAATTTACAAAAGTATTGCGCCAACAATTGTAtatctgtatatatattatactttATGGATTGAAACCATTctaatttcatttgtttcttcTCTAACTAGATAATTCAAGAAGTCGTTGTATCAAGCAAATGTATATTTGGGCAAAATACCTAAAGATCCTCCTAAACTTCACGCCTTTATTTAGATATCTCTTAAACTATACTTGGTCCCAATGATCCCATGTACTTGTGTTAAAATATCGCACATCAGTGGTTTAACGGATGGGGTGGACTTCTATATGGACTTGGGTAATCCTCCCCTTATAAGCTAGCTTGTTGGGTTGAGTTAGACCCaagatccatttctttacatgatatcaaagcatgactcattccaaataTTGTTTCCCGACTGTGGGCCCCATAGTATAATCGCCTACGCACCAGATGTCCAGCCCGCGTTAGGTGGGGTGTTAAAATATCCCACATCGGTGGTTTAAGGGATAGGTGGACTCCTTATATGACGACAATCCTAAAAGCATAAAGCAACTTTTGAGGTTGAGTTAGGCCTAAGATCCATTTCTATAATCGTTACCTCTCAAACAATAACTGGTTCTAATTACCCCCTATACTTGGCTTTTCTACAATGAATAGACAAGATATATGGAAGGAGATAAGGAAATAGTCGTTGAATGGCTAAatatcactacaagaaaaaatatatttggcaacaaaattaattttgttgccatagattgactattgttgcaaaaagtactttttgacaacaattttttttttgttacatagacttttcccaacggctgttattgcaacaacgtgcaacaacttctttttttagttgtcaaaaatactttttgcaacaataatcaatactattgcaacaaaattaaattttttggcaacaaaacagttcatttgccaacaataaaactaagttgttgccaaatattaaattttttgttgcaatttctatacttttttgTAGTGTATAGAAGGAAGTGGTATTTTAGATTTTTTACACATCAAATTAATATGATGTGGTACGTTACTTTCACTCTCACGCGCCAAACATCATCTGAAATCACTTGGATTGTTAAAAAACCAAGTACAAGAGGGTAATTAGGACCAATTATTGTTTGAGAGGGTAATGATGATAAAAAAACCAAGCACTATCCCATGTTTGATTACCATATCATAAAAATTGAATTGGATTAGTTGAGTCATTTTTCAGAAGGCTTTTGTTTGAAGGAAGATAAGATttgttgaaaagaagttttagtTTTGTAAAATTGAGTTCCTTAACGTGAAGTTGAAGTAATATTTGTGCATGTTAATCATTAAAATTTGTTAGAGGTGAATGAAAGTAGCATCTTGTTTGTCATTTAACAAGAAGGTGCTCATAGATATACTGTCAATCAGATGTAATTGTAACAACTGCGCAATGTAATTTGGAGGCAAATGTAAAGATCAACTAAAGAATTTACATGTGTTCTATTATTTGTTTTCGTTTTctaatttcagttgcttttttcTACTAATCAGGACGTTCGCGGCACGGCAAAAGCTCCAAAATCAGCTATAGCAAGCATCCAGAATAGTAATTGCATGTCCTCTGGTAGTTAATGTGCAAAAGGTAGCCAATTTGATTGCTCTTCTTCTGTTAATTCGATTATTGCTATGCATATCTTGATTTTTATTATAACCATTGTTTATGGttttttcttatcttttcaATAGTTAGATTAGAGGCAGACCATGAACGTTTTATGGTATTATGTATTAAGTTAATACTACTCTACTATTTTAATGCAGATGTATTAATTGGCATTACACATTGGATCTTGTGTTGAGTTGTAATCTTACAGATCCTACGTACTAACAAAGGATTGAAGAGGAAATTGGATGAATGCTTCAAGGATTCACAACAAGATGATGATGCTTAAAGGATTCACAACAAGATGATgataccaaaaaagaaaattggcAGGTTTTAAACCAGATGGAGAAGTTCAAGAAAGCCAAGATCACTACCCTTCTCTCCTTTTCATTGTGTTCTGTTTCATTAGAATGATTAATTTTACATTGCACTCTTAAGAGGGATATAGATGTCTACAATAACACACTTGGTTATGACATATTAACCGAACATATGAAAGGAACATATACCAGGTATATCGCCAAAAAGAAAGTATTAGCTGAGATACACTTAATTACATGTTTTTACCtcataaaattgaaataaataagaaaGTCACATATGTCTAATTTAACTCTGATAGTACATATTCGTAGGTTCAAACGATTTCTAATCATCTTGATATTGGTGAAACAAGTTAGCATACGACAATCCACATTAATCATTCAGAAAAATGTGTACTTTATTCTTTCACGTTTAATTATTTACTCAAAATTTTATCTtaatattattgatattgttttacaatgacatggtatacacgtgcaacgcacgtgccgAGAAACTAGTTAGTTGAAAAATGGctagaaaatgaaattattttgaaaaggctaaaaaatgacttttaagatTCTTGGACCATCGGGTGTCAATAGCTTCACCCGGATGGCCATTTGTATCCTTTTCCCTTCTTATGGCAGAACTGGCATTCATATTTTCCATCTCTAATTATGACCCCATCACCTACAGATGGCCCAACCCTGTACCTTCTAGTGGTCCGGTGGTGAAGTGAGAACAGATGCTGTAAAtatgcattcttttcttcaaatgtCAAGTTGCATTTATAACATTCAAAAATGTCTTCAACTTTAAATTCAGGGAGATCATCCAAATCCATCACGCAAACTTCACTGAGAAGCAGGTCTAGAGTAGATGAACTGCGTACAACTGCATGTGCAACTATGTCATGCTTTGTTGCATCACCTTCTTGAGGAGAATGAGAGTTTTCTTGGATGTCTGTCGACAAAAGCTTATGATATAAGTTGGAAAGGGCTCCATCAGAACACGATGCCTTATTTAAAACTATCATTTATCAACTCAGAGATACAGTCACAGATAACATGGATAGAATTATTATCATAGAAAAAAGCCAAATTAAAGAGAGTGTTGATACAAATCTTTGGATTGACTTTCAGAGAAAGATAGAGAAGGgtaaagaaaagaaagcaaTATAAGGGACAAGTATGAAACAAGCAGCACCCTCCTTTTATCATGGAGCTGGAAACATCTAGGTCCAAATCCATCTTTCTGCCGCAGAGTTAGAGCTTGAACTTTATGTTAGTGTCGAATTTTTCAGAAGATGATAACATTGGTTCCTGCAAGGTTTAAATGTTAGTACAATATCATATCAGAAAAACAAGTACAAGCAAAGTACTATGTAAACCTTACAAACCATTCATGCTTATAGATGAGAATTATAGCACATCTAAATCTTTGAGACATGCATATACTGTGGTTCTGTACTAAACTGCTGATGAAAAACATTCTCAATATTAGCTGAAGGGATATAACACAAGTTTTTCATTTTCTGGACATTTGCTTGAAATCTTGTGGATGAATGATTGTCCATCTCTCTAGAAGAGGTAAAGTTGAGTAAAAGTGCAGAACTGTTCGAACTTTTATATACTAACaatgtataattttttatactATCAAGTCACTTAAAAGGTCATTAAATGTAACTATCCATAATAAGTGATATTAGTAACCTGGAAAATAAGGCAAGTTCTTCTCCTTGCACTGATTGTGTAAAAATTCATTTAAATTGTCAATAGAACTTACTAAAGCCTTAGACCAATAGCATCAATTGATCCAGGATAATTTTGAAAAGGAATACTTTAGGCAGGGAGATGAGTTACCTGGTCTATCTTGCCTTGGAATGGCTTCAGCAGTGGACATCTAGCTTTGTTAACCTTTTCGAGTTCGTTGGGAATATAATCAAGTAATCCTTGGTATGTTATATTTGTGTTTTCCGAGAGAGCTTGTATAAATGTGTGTAAGTCATAGCACCCATCATAGTTTTTTCAGCAGAGAAAGCCTGCATAACATTCATATTATTATTGTACATGGGGATAGGGTATGTagatcaatcatacaaagaaaCCAATTAAAGGATGGAAACAAATAATATTACAGAGGTTTCTGCAGCTAGTTGATTATCCCTGCAAGCACTGAAACCGATGGCCCTTCCACCGCTCGTACCCTTATTAGTTCTGGATGGGGGTCTGTTATCAGCCCAACTTCTCCTGTTAAAATCCAAATAACTGACATAAGCAGTGCGATTGAAAATGCTACTGATTATCAGGATTCTGCTGAAATATTAGTTTGCCTGAGCTTGTTATTGATGGAAATGCATACTACTAGTTGCTCTCATTTGTAGGGTTAACTAGTGGAAAAGATTATAGTTTAATCTCATCCCCGAGAAAAAAGTAAAATGCATAACAAAtcatagtaaaaaaaataaaaataaaaaagagtaaATGTATGCTTATGTGATTTTTCCAGTTGATAAAACTGTCAAGATTAGGATTTTCTCAATATACAGTTGGGACAATTAGCTTGTTTAGAGAAAAGTAGTAATTTACAAACCCAATCGCACATTAACTATCTTAGCAGATTTAAAATCGATGCATAAGGTGTCAAATATTATGGACTTGTGGACTAGaggtctatatatatatatatatatatatatatatatatatgattgtttGCATAAGGTGTCAAATATTATGGACTTCTGGACTAGaggtctatatatatatatatatatatattgatagtttaaaataattttttataccaTCAAGTCACCAAAAGGATAACTACAGGTAAGTTCTCATATTAAGTAGAATTGGctacttaaaaaataaataggcAACCAGCTAAATAAGCTTATAACATGTCAAATTACACTGCTATTGTAAGATTTCTCATTGTTAGTGTAAATAAGTTAAATCCTATGTATTTTTGAAGATTCCAAGTTTGAAGAAACATATGAAACAACTGTTAGAAACTAAAAAGAACTTTGGGAGGGTAAGAACATACTCTCTGTTGTATACCCAAGGTAAATCGAGAATAGTTCCACTATGACAAGAGTCGATGATAGCATGAAGTGTAACACCTGGAGTTAGTGGTTTAACAAGAATATAATAGTTGGCATTATCAGTGATCATGCCTTTAGTCCTACAGTCAAGAGGACAGATCGTTTCATCAAAACCATCTAGCTCATCATCAATAAAATCAGGTTGTTGTAAGCCGTGTCCTGAGAAGTAGAACACCAACGAGTCACCCGATTTAAGGTCGGTCATTAGCCACTTGAAAGCCTCTAGGATGTTTCTCCTAGTTGGAGGTTTATATGCTCCTTCTTCTGCAAGTTGTTTCCATTCAAAAGTAAGGTATGAAAATATTTCTTATTCATCATTATACTGGGAGGCAGATTCAGTATTTAAATTTGGTAGTTTAGGTTCTTATTCCTAAACCCGTTACACTTCCAGGAACTAGGATTATGGATTCAGAATTTTGTATTTGTTGAAAATTTAGTGCTTTCTACGtatataatttcataaaatattaaataatgaACTTATAAGTTCAAGTGCAATTTGTTCAGTGTTAAGAACCTTAAAAATTGAACCACAAATAAATCATGAATCTGCTTCTGATCATACTAGCAATAGAGAAACGGGAATACCTGCTAGAATGAGAATGAATTCATCTGAAAAGCTAAATTTTTGAACAAGCAAGTTCCTCATGCTGTTTATATCATGCAGAGTTCCTCTAAGCCTGAATTTGTAAGTCACCCCACAAAGTTGTGCACGCTTCCCACTTGATGGTGGCTTTGTGAAAATAAGAGACAAACGTGGACTAGTACTTGGAGAACGCGATTGACTGTTCTTTCTCGAACTGTTTCTCCCAAATTTATCTCTGAATCTTGTCATTTTAGAACTGAGTCTACCATGTTCTTGAACCGCTGACCCATCACTATTGACTAGAGGAATCAAATTGCCACAATAGCAACGAAATAGTATACTTTGTGGGGGCAGTGGCAGTTGATGTCCACATTTTTGACATGCCATAGACATTACTTGTACCAGGGATAAACTAGCTTTGCTCAGTAAGTAAATTATATACTACAAACTTCTTTTTACCCTATTTATGTTGAACCACCTCCCTTCACCTAGTTCCGCCATTGAGTGGCTGAGCACAATAGCATATTCAAAACCTTGTCTTGAAgtgaaaaaagaaagttaaacttTATGACTTGATTTTCTCCTAGATTGATCGATTAATTGGATCGAAGTACGAAGGAATTGATTGAAGTTTGACATCAAGTTACACTCATCTATCTAGCTTGCCATTTTCCCCTATATCATAAAGGTCGTCAGAATAAGTTCCATTGTATATTTGCtcctgattaaaaaaaaaaaaaaaaaaggtattgtACTTTATTCCGTTACATAATACTCCTGAATATCGGAAGGAATATGTATTATTTAACGTGAAAAGTGAAGGGTAGAAAAAATGGTCAAAAAGGAGATTTTATTCTAGCTTATATCTAATGCACAAGTGTAGCATGCAGTTTATCACTTAATCGATAAGCAAAATACCATATATTTCCCAGAAAGTCCCATGATCATCTTCTGACAAGATCGGTGAAATTAATTTGTCAAACGCAAGTGTAAGAGTGAGAGTAAAAGAGGGgatattatatttgaatggccAGCAAGATCAGTGAAATTAATTTGTCAAATACTATTTggcatcaagaaacaaatgttTAGCTTTAAAACAATTCGTTTTGTTATTCAAAACAAACAAGTCTTGACTGTTTTGTTTTAACCAAGAAAAGGATAATAGATAATTTTTCACCCTGAATTTTTGTCGAATTTTTAGTTACATGCTAAAGCGATTCAGTACCTAACGTACGTGTTTAAAGTGTTGTCTAACACTACCCTGAGAGTACACGTGGCATAAGTATTCTAACTTCTCCAGAGGTGTGAACATCAACAAGAATCGCTCTTACGTTAACACAAGAAGGTCCAATAAACAAGAGTCTTATCTCAcacaacaaatgaaaaaaaaactcCCTAAAGTACTAGTTTCGAACATTCGCGATGCAAAGGGAATTAGAAAGTTTTGTTCGTCTGTCCAAAAGGAAAGGATCTTTCCACAGCCAACTTCATATTTAATGTTCCTTTTGCATTATAAATGAAGGATAATGAACAAGATGCTCATCTTCACAAATGAACTGAAATACTCCACTTCATACGACTGTTATCAAGCCTAGTATAAATAGAAAGCACAACATCTAGGCCATCAGCTATTGGATAACCAAAACTAAAAGGCTACATTAAAAGGCATTGACTCGTTACCAGGGAAACTTCACGAAAAATAGTGCTTCACACATGATTGAGATGGTTGGAATCCCTCCAACCTTAATTGAaggtctcgggttcgagccCTAGGATTGGAGAAGAACCTTTTGATAGAGAGTGCTCTACCCCCTTAGTGGGCCGATCCGGTGTGAATGCAGACAATCAAGCCAATGGGCTTCAGATACAGATGGTTAaaccagaaaaagaaaatggtaGAAAGCCAAGGACCCTCTCAAGATATAACTAGATTCTAAAGGGCCTCATAGAGCCAATCGGTGACATACGTAAACAGATATATACACATAACCAAAATATACACTGTTCAATTCATATATAGAGACACATCTGCTGTCCTCTGTAATTTAACATACCAGAATGCGGGATACTACAAACTACACTATTGCATAGATGAATCTACAGCAAGCTGCGGATTCCAGCTAAAATTCCATCTCCTAAGAAAAGAGCACATGCATGCTTTGTAACATCCATCTCTTTAGGGGGAAAATAGACCTGCATCTCCTGTAATTAGATGAAAAATGCCAAGTCAGTAAAATAAGCTTGATAAAGCATAAACTAATACGGAGTAGTAGTAGCATGAGCCTTTTTTCACAGTTGAGACATGTGAAGAAGGAAAGAAGTGGCAAAAAGATTTGTTTGTTACTGATTAAAGAAGCTACAACTTAAGCAAGTCAAGGAATTACCACATGTATAAGGACATTCATCAGCAAGCCCGACGAGATGGCCCAGTGGAAAATCAGAAACCATGAGGACTCAAGGAAAGACCACTCTCCAGATGTCCAGATATTTTAGCCTTGCAGTCTGGACACATAAATCCAATTGAATCTGAATGAGCTTCTGTATCATAAGCTTCGAGCTTGAACTCCGCTCTGCACCACACACATATTGTTGAAAGCTGATCTTCCATGTTTAAAATGATTCCTCCAGAATCAAATCCAACCGATGCAAAAGCCTCTTCCATCCTTGCATCATTACTCAACCCCATAGAAGCTACGGGTAAAGAAGGAGATTCATGACCAACATCAAAGCTGTATTCAAAGTGTTCTATCTCATCCAGCCTAAACTCCTCGAACCCTGTTCCATTATCCAGAGTCTGACCAATAGCAGAAACTTCGCCATCGTCCTACAGaggttttagaaaaaaatagattACTAACCCGTGAAATTAGGGAATTAGTTGAACAAGAGGTAACAGGAATTTTAGTATCTATCAACCAGAATGATCGTGAAATAAGCTAATATCCAAAGCCTTGCTGCATAACACCCAACACGACAGCGGTCTGCACTATTGGAATTGCCAATAACAGCGATAATTCTCAAAGATTTAGAGCCTTCGAACAGTTAGCATAGTGGAACTAAGATAACACAAGTTAGATTAATGTAAGCAAAGCAAGAGGATAGTAACACGTTCCCTACTTAAGTAGATGCTACAATGAGTGGGACTAAAAGTTATAACATCTTAAAGATTCCTAAGGATGATAAACTGGCGCATAAAAAGGTCTCACCCATGGTGCATCAGGTAGGTTGGGTTATCAAtaagcagaaaaaaaaaaaagtagccaACGTTGATCAGTATCAACAGAGAAATGCACGTGTTCCCTGCTTGTTACTGGACTGTAGGCATATCGAAATGCTGATCAAACAAGGGATGTATTTAGAGGCTTGGTAAACCCTGAGAGAGTGAGAGTAGAGGGGTTGTTTTAACATAAAAAACCATTTTCTGAATGCAATAGTTGTCTGCTGGCAAACACATATTTTGGACACCCTTATATCCAACCTATAGATTTTGTTTCCAGACAGATTGAAGAGTAAGCACATTATAGCTTTGGCCAAATTGACCTGAAATAGTCATCATGACCAAGTCATAGCATTCTTCATTCGCACCTATCTTGGAGATGAACAAAAGACAAAAGAGACCCTAATACATAAACTCTTAGGTAGGATAACCAAttaagttttgaaaaataaaaaatgatcaGGAATCAACGAAGTTGAGCATTTGTCAGAAACTCAGTAAAGGAGGAAAAATTGCGCGGGCGTCACTTGGTGCATTCTTTAAAGGATAAAAACAAAGAGCAAGGTCGTCCTCAGCATCTATGAGATAAATGTATGACCTCTACAGATGCAGAAAATGCATCTTTACCTCATTTGATTCTGAAAGAATGCCAGTAGAGTTGTCGAATGGTTGCACTTGCACCATATGCTCTGAAAAGCTAGCTAACTCATCTTGAGTAGCATTTTGCTGAAAAGTGAATTCTATATTCTGGGACTCCACATCATTATTTGCTTCAGTCAGGCTCTGTCCAAGACAAACTGCTAGCGGGTCATTCCCATCCTTCTTCATGTCATCACTCTCAGGATGCTCAAAAGTACTATGAGATGGTTGCACCATAGACAACAAGGAGCAGGTTAACCCATTCGGAGTAGCATTGTCCTGAAAAGTTAGTTCCATAGTTTCTGATTCAACATCATTTGCTTTAGTCAGGCTGTTCCCCTCACCCACTGCTACCTTGTCAGTTCCATCCTTCTTCACGTCACCATCCTCAGAGTGCTCAAAATCATTATACAACGACTGCACCGTAGAGACTGAAGAGCTAGTTAATGCATTCTGACTAGCAATTTCCTGAAAAGTTAGTTCCACGGTCTGTGGTTGAACATCATCATTTTCTTTTGTCTGCTCTTTTCCCAGGCCCTCCACTGCCTTGTTGCTTCCAGCCTTCTTGGCCTCATCATCCTCAGGCTGCTCAGAATCATTGGTTGAGATCATTCTCGGATTGAACTTGTTGGCCAAGATCTCACCACTCTTATTTTTATCTACTCCCATGCAGGTATTATCAAGCTGATCTCTGCCTTGTTCAAGACATGTTTCAATGTTCGACCTCGCAACTTGGTCAATGTTGGTAGCCATATTTCCATCCAAGTCCATTGAAGTACTAGATGGCATGCTGCTGCCCTTGGTCGCAGGTCTGGCACTAGAAGTTTCTACAACTGAATTTTGGGCAATTTCAATTAAAGCATCCATTTTACATGTTGAAGGCAACCCATCATGATGTGGAGATTGAACACCCTTGTCTGCTGCAACAGCAGCAGCTACATCCACAGTTCCTCTTGCATTGTTTCTCACATGGACTCCTACATGACCATTGTAACTACGCCTTTCTTCAAATACCTTATGGCAGAACTGGCATTCATATTTTCCATCTCTAATTATGACCCCATCACCAACAGATGGCCCAACCCTGTACCTTCTTGTTGTGCGCTGGTGAAATGAGAACAGATGCTGCAAAtatgcattcttttcttcaaatgtCAAGTTGCATTTATAACATTCGAAAATGTCTTGAACTTTAACCTCAGGGAGATTATCCATCTCCATCAAGCAAACTTCACTGAGATGTAGGTCTAGAGTAGATGAACTGGGTACAACTGCATGTGGAACTATGTCATGCTTTGCCACATCACCTTTTTGATGAGAATGAGGATTTTCTTGGATGTTTGTTGACAACACCAAACTGGTATCACCGTGGAAGCTACTCACACTTTTAGAAACAGTGGCATCAACTTGCTGGTTTGCTTCACCAGACAAAAAGTGGGACCGCAAGTATGATGAAGCCTCTTTGCATGATATAAACTGTTGACCAGTAGGGCTAGCAGAGAAAATTGCCAAAGTAAGAAGAAAATACTGGACTTGCACTCAAAACAAGAGAGAGGCAGTAAACATCTTATAATTAGGACATAAACACTGTTTCAAATCGATCAAGCAGCATATCCAGTGAATTATCATCATAAATACAAAATCCGGTAAGTCAATTAACAAATTTATAAGTTCGAATATACAGCATATCCTACATATCCATCAACCATCTGTCACCAAATGGAACCCCATGTTATGTCCTTAATCCTTACAATATTACAATAGAAAATTTTAATGTGATCCAGATCAATAGTGTTAaaggcttctttttttttttttttaacagataGTGTAAAAGGCTTTCTGATTCAACACAGCAGTGCTTCTGGTTGTTTCCCCGAAATAGGAAAGACCAAAAGAGACAAATAACCCTCTGCCACTATGAAGAAATTAATAACTCGAGAGAAATTTttcggttaaaaaaaaaaaattaattgacaAATGTACATTATCATGTTGCAAAAGGATGGCTCCTAAAACTAGGTTTTGATAGGAATTGTAATGGAAATCTTCATAATATGTTTTCAGCAACCAAAAGAAAGCGAACAAAGTATACCCTAGTATTTGCAAATGCGAGAAATGCATCAAGCAACAGATAGAAATAGATTTCAAGCTTTTTGATCTACAACAAATAAGATCTGTGAAACTTCACAACGGCATTGTCTTTATCAAAGGGCCATTAAAGAGAAGGCTTGACATACAACTAAAAAATTAAGTACCACCATGTGCAGCACACCTAATTATTTTAGCATCCATGAAACTATAC encodes:
- the LOC132064689 gene encoding uncharacterized protein LOC132064689, with protein sequence MATVAPTRQPNLESLAHIDITKLSQSELHALSLCSNSAYNLRHANDVVIPQIDRSLFNESTCSRRQTYSRLRHQHHRSRVPGHHPSTSQPKPGSSSDPETHSILHFLKYFINNPNSNSPPPPPPPPPPPPPPPPPSVTFPATQPGIQEKLMNECDKKRKRGRKHKDNKQVKDNRVRSDVVIVNKNGEVVDLNNLESNGDKLYNGELEKRTVGLKTEEEVLGFVRDLEGQWCSRRKRRKYVDASGFGDTLPIGWKLLLALRRRDGRVWVYCRRYVSPTGQQFISCKEASSYLRSHFLSGEANQQVDATVSKSVSSFHGDTSLVLSTNIQENPHSHQKGDVAKHDIVPHAVVPSSSTLDLHLSEVCLMEMDNLPEVKVQDIFECYKCNLTFEEKNAYLQHLFSFHQRTTRRYRVGPSVGDGVIIRDGKYECQFCHKVFEERRSYNGHVGVHVRNNARGTVDVAAAVAADKGVQSPHHDGLPSTCKMDALIEIAQNSVVETSSARPATKGSSMPSSTSMDLDGNMATNIDQVARSNIETCLEQGRDQLDNTCMGVDKNKSGEILANKFNPRMISTNDSEQPEDDEAKKAGSNKAVEGLGKEQTKENDDVQPQTVELTFQEIASQNALTSSSVSTVQSLYNDFEHSEDGDVKKDGTDKVAVGEGNSLTKANDVESETMELTFQDNATPNGLTCSLLSMVQPSHSTFEHPESDDMKKDGNDPLAVCLGQSLTEANNDVESQNIEFTFQQNATQDELASFSEHMVQVQPFDNSTGILSESNEDDGEVSAIGQTLDNGTGFEEFRLDEIEHFEYSFDVGHESPSLPVASMGLSNDARMEEAFASVGFDSGGIILNMEDQLSTICVWCRAEFKLEAYDTEAHSDSIGFMCPDCKAKISGHLESGLSLSPHGF